The genomic window TTCCACCACCCGCAACGCCGCCTGGATGCCCGGGTTGTTCTTTTCGGCCTCCGCAGTAAGCGTCTCCAGGGAAATCTCCTGAGAGCCAGCTTGCGGCGGGGACCCTGCCGGCGAGGTTGGCGCAAGCGTCTCGAAGCGAACCGCAAACGCTTGTTTCGTTCCTTGCCCCGCCCCGCTTTTCGCTTCCTCGGCTCTGAGCAAGGGCAGCGTGCCCATCACCAAAGGCAACAACAGACCCACCCACCTCAGTCCTGTGCAACGCATCTTGAAACCTCACTTTTCTTAGCTTTTCTCACTTCGCCTCAGACGACCGGCCAAGGCAGCGATGGACTGGAGCACGCTGGCTGCCAGCGTGTGTTTGAATAAATCCCCTGATTCCAATTAATTGCCAGATGGCAGGCGAATTAGAGCCAGCGATTGCCTCAACTGAGGCACAGGGGTTGGCCGATTTCCGTCAAGGCTAAGCCCGCCGCGGGGGCTAGCTTGTTTCTTGCGTATGCTCAGCAGGCTGGTTTTCCGGAGCGGTCTGGCTTCCCTCAGGAGGTTGGAGCCCATATTTTTCCATCCGGTAGATCAGCGTCTTACGGCTGATATCGAGGAATTTGGCTGCCCGCGTCTGATTCCAGTTGCATTTTTCGAGGGCGCGCTCAATCAGGGCTCGCTCGACCTCTTCGAGGTTGATGCCGGTATCGGGAAGCTCCAGCCAGATGTTTCCGACGAAGGGCCGGACGGAGTGGATGGGCTCCGGCAGATCGTCCGCGCCCACAGTTTCTCCCCGGGCCAGGACAATCATTCGCTCGATGATGTTTTGGAGCTCGCGTATATTCCCGGGCCAGTTGTAATGCATCAGTCGAGGAAGGATCGAGGAGTCATAGCGCATGCCTGGGCGCCCGCGTTCTTCGCTGTAACGACGGAAAAAATGCTCGAACAGGGCGGGTATGTCATCCTTCCGCTCGCGCAAAGGCGGCAACTCAATGGGCACGACCGCCAGCCGATAGTAGAGGTCTTCCCGGAAAGTTCCGTCTTCGATCATTTTCTTGAGATTACGATTGGTGGCGGCAATGAACCGGACGTCCACCCGGACGGGTTCAAGCGACCCGATCTTTTCGAGCTCTCCTTCCTGGATCGCCCTCAGCAATTTCACCTGGAGTTCCGGAGAAAGTTCGGCAATCTCATCCAGGAACAGGGTGCCTCCATCAGCCACCTCCATCTTCCCCCTCTTATGTGCGACGGCCCCGGTAAAGGCGCCGCGAAGGTGCCCGAACAGTTCTGATTCGATTAGCGTCGGCGGGATGGCAGCGCAATTGATGGTGACAAACGGTTTGTCCTTGCGGCGGCTGTTCAGGTGGATGGCGCGGGCCAGCAACTCTTTGCCCGTTCCGCTTTCGCCGTATATCAGCAACGTCGAATCCGCTTTGGCCACCCGCGCTGCGGTTTCGAAGACGTAGCGAATCTTGGGCGAGGCCCCGATCATATTTTCGAAAGAGAAGATCTGCCGGACCGCCTCCCGGAGATTCTGGTTCTCTTCCACGACCGAGCGGTGCTCCAGCGCCTTGCTGACCACCAGCTTGAGCTCCTCGGGATTGAAAGGCTTGGTGAGGTAATCGTAAGCGCCGCTCTTGACGGCTTCGACGGCAGCGTCAATCGAGCCGTAAGCCGTAAGCAGGATCACCAGAACCTCTGGAAAGCCCTGGCGCACCCGTCGCAGCAATTCCATTCCATCCATGCTCGGCATGCGCACGTCGGTGATCACAAGATCCGCCGGCTCCGTCGCCAGCGATTCGAGCGCCTGGCTCCCGTTCTCCGCCACCCGCACCTGGTAGTGTTCGGCAAGAGTGAATTCGATGACCCGGCGCATGCTGGGATCGTCATCCACAACCAAGATCCTTTCCGATTTCATGCCTCGCCTCCAACCTTGACGGTCGGAAAAGTAATCGAGAACGTCATGCCCGGCCCGCGATTCTTCGAAGCACGGAGGTGTCCGCCTTGCTGCTCCACCAGTTGATGGGCGATGGACAGGCCAAGGCCGGTGCCGTTTTCCTTGGTGGTGTAGAAAGGATCAAAGATCTTCTCGAGCTCCGCTTCCTCCACACCACAACCCTGGTCTGTCACCTGCAAGTTCAACCCGTCGTCGCGCCCGAAGGCGCGCACTCGAATGTCCCCGCCCTGAGGCATGGCCTCCATCGCGTTCACCATCAGGTTCAGCAGCACCTGCTGCATCATCCCCGGATCCAGTTGCGCCTCCGGCAGCGCGGGAGATAGTTCGGTGAGGATCCGGACATGCCCCTGGCTGGCCCTGTCTTTGATCAAAGGCAGCACCGAGTTCATCACCTCGCCGATGGCCACCCGCTTCAACTCCGCCTTTCGGGGACGGGCAAAATCCAGAATGTGTTCCACCAGGTTGTTGAGCCGCCGCGTCTCCCTGAGGACGATCGCTGAGAACTCCTTGCGGGCTTCAGTCGCAAGGTTGTCTTTTTGCAAGATTTCCACCGCCCCGCGGATGGCGCCGAGCGGGTTGCGGATCTCGTGAGCAAGACCCGCCGAAAGCTGTCCGAGAGAGGACAGGCGGTCGGCGCGGCGCAATTGTTCAAAGGAATCCTGCAACTCGCGATAGACGCGGCTCAACTGTTCGGCCGTCTCCTGAAGCTTCTTCCGCTGCCGCTTTTCTTGATCGGCCAGCACCCCGGCGATTGTTCCCACCACAAAGAACATCACAATCTCAACGTACTGGTTGATGCTGTACGCATGGTAGGCATGCCATGCGATCACGATGTGGGGCAGGTAGCAAATCCCCGAAAAGGCTGCCGCGAGGATTCCTCCCCGGAGGCCGTACCAGAGGGCGGCCAGAATGATGGGCAGGTAGTAGGCTCTCTGAAAAATTTCGTGAAGGAAGATCTGGCGCGTGCTCGTGACGTAGTGCAGAAGAGAGACCAGGACAATCCCCAGGGCAAGCATGCCCGGCCTCGTCAAACGGCTACGGCCGAATCGCGCCAGAAAACCACCGCGCCAGGGATTCATACGTTGCTCAAATGAACTTATCTGCAAACCCACCGGCCAAACACTCCCTGTCCCGCCTCATGGTATTCGCAAAAATCCGAAGAATCAATGATGACAATCAATGCCGCATCCCGTGATGTGATGACCGGCTCCCGCTTTTCCGGCAGTCTTTGACTTGCCGGGACATGGTCCCGTAGTGTCCGGCCATCATCGAACGGAGTTGTTGCATCATCTCCCAGTGCTTCTTCATTTCGGCCTTGAGCGCTGCCGGGTCCTCGATGCCTTGCATCTCCTGGAAATGCGCTGAGATTTCCTCAACAAGCTTTTCGATCTCTACACCCTCCTGCAAGATAGCAGTGCGTTGCCGAGCCTCCTGCTCCGAGGCCGGGGGCTGGCCCTGGTGATCATGCTGGGCCGACACTCGCAAAGGAAGCGCGAACATAAACAGAGTGATCCCCACAAGAATTGCTGTCCTCATTTCTCCTCCACGAATTGTCTTCAGCCTTTAACTCACAAGATGGTATTCCCCTCTCGAACTCTTCCCGTTCTTTCTGTTTTGGCGCGGCTGCCCGCTCCCGAGCGGTCGGTGAAGTGAGAAGAAGCCGACCGCCTCTCTGTGCTTTGGCAATTCCTTCACCAAAGCACTTTGTGCAGTTTCGTACCTCATTTTTCAGTAGTTACAGGATGGCCGCGGCGAGCCAGCGGGGTGTGATTGCCTGAAAAGGTACAGGCTTGACAGGCTTGTTGGCGGAAATCAGCCAAGCGAGACATTCACTCCAGCCCAACGGCTGCAGAGGGTTTCTTCCGAGGCTGAGGCCAAAGGACTTCTGGTATTTCATCGCAACCCTTTATGGCAGCTCGAATGCTTCCTGACGGAATTGGAGAGATGGAGGGCCACCGGCAATGATTTCGACTCGCGGATTTTCGATGTCCACCGCAGTTCCCCTCAACTTCAATGATGTCTTGCGGCATCTGTGGGAGGCTTTGCGGCGAGAAGGCCTAGATATCGTAGCTGAACTCGACCTGGGCCACTTCATCGAACACCGGACCGGCCTTCGTCGCTCGCGCTATGTAATTTTGGCGGTCTGCAACCCCGTACTCGCATTCCAAAGTCTCCTCAGCGACCGCGATATTGGGGTTCTCCTCCCGTTCCACGTAGTCGTTGCCGAAGATGGCCTACAGACACTCATCGCCGCCCTGAATCCAGGTCTGATCGGCGACCTGAGGGGCAAGATCGGATTTCAACTCTTGGCACGTGACGCCGTCGAAAAGTTTCGTCGCGCCATGGCAGCGGTCGAGGCGCTCGCGCCCGAAGCTGCGGACATTAAATGGGGATAGGAAGATGAAAGCGCTATTGATCTATTTCATTGGGCTGGCAGTCTTCGTCGTTTTCATGCGAATCCGTTCTCGGTGGAACCGACCGGCGGGCCCCAAATTTCTTCACTGAACTGCGAGCGGTGTGACACCCCGCGGAGAAGTGGAGGGCGTGAGTCGTGATCGGGGAGACGATGGCGGGGACGATCCTG from Candidatus Acidiferrales bacterium includes these protein-coding regions:
- a CDS encoding DUF302 domain-containing protein; this encodes MISTRGFSMSTAVPLNFNDVLRHLWEALRREGLDIVAELDLGHFIEHRTGLRRSRYVILAVCNPVLAFQSLLSDRDIGVLLPFHVVVAEDGLQTLIAALNPGLIGDLRGKIGFQLLARDAVEKFRRAMAAVEALAPEAADIKWG
- a CDS encoding sigma-54 dependent transcriptional regulator; protein product: MKSERILVVDDDPSMRRVIEFTLAEHYQVRVAENGSQALESLATEPADLVITDVRMPSMDGMELLRRVRQGFPEVLVILLTAYGSIDAAVEAVKSGAYDYLTKPFNPEELKLVVSKALEHRSVVEENQNLREAVRQIFSFENMIGASPKIRYVFETAARVAKADSTLLIYGESGTGKELLARAIHLNSRRKDKPFVTINCAAIPPTLIESELFGHLRGAFTGAVAHKRGKMEVADGGTLFLDEIAELSPELQVKLLRAIQEGELEKIGSLEPVRVDVRFIAATNRNLKKMIEDGTFREDLYYRLAVVPIELPPLRERKDDIPALFEHFFRRYSEERGRPGMRYDSSILPRLMHYNWPGNIRELQNIIERMIVLARGETVGADDLPEPIHSVRPFVGNIWLELPDTGINLEEVERALIERALEKCNWNQTRAAKFLDISRKTLIYRMEKYGLQPPEGSQTAPENQPAEHTQETS
- a CDS encoding ATP-binding protein encodes the protein MNPWRGGFLARFGRSRLTRPGMLALGIVLVSLLHYVTSTRQIFLHEIFQRAYYLPIILAALWYGLRGGILAAAFSGICYLPHIVIAWHAYHAYSINQYVEIVMFFVVGTIAGVLADQEKRQRKKLQETAEQLSRVYRELQDSFEQLRRADRLSSLGQLSAGLAHEIRNPLGAIRGAVEILQKDNLATEARKEFSAIVLRETRRLNNLVEHILDFARPRKAELKRVAIGEVMNSVLPLIKDRASQGHVRILTELSPALPEAQLDPGMMQQVLLNLMVNAMEAMPQGGDIRVRAFGRDDGLNLQVTDQGCGVEEAELEKIFDPFYTTKENGTGLGLSIAHQLVEQQGGHLRASKNRGPGMTFSITFPTVKVGGEA